taaaaaacaaatgcctGTATGAACGCACAGCTTGTCGTCAATGGACTGATATTCTCATATCAAATTAAATAACTGCCTATTATTTCCCGATTCATTCTAATCAAAtgttaaatacaaatgtaaatgtattatgattatttttccTTCATCACACCTGTTTAAACATGCAGGTTATTATCAGGCAGCGGATCAGACACCGCCTCTGACTGCTGTTGGTAAATCAGCTGCGTAAAGCGCTTTAACACTCGGATTGAGTGACAACATGAGGTCGAGCTCTCCTGCAAAGTTGTTCAGCGGGTGTAAAGTTACGAGCGGACAGGACACACCTCTAGAGGGAGTTCCCGGGGAGGTGGAAACAAGGAGCAGATCACTCCTGCTGCAGAAAAGTCAAGAATCCTTTCACTCGGAGCGAGCGTCTGAGCCTGCGGCCGCGCGTCCCTTCAGCTGCAGTAGCCGTGCCACGAGAGGACAATGCCCGGGATGGGCAACTCTTTACGCGCGGCTGCCCTTCTGGCTTTCGTGGTTCTTTCTATTCTGGTGTCACTCTTGATTAGCAGCGTGCAGCAGTTTGGAGCTAGAATATCACACTTTTCTAATGCTACTCTTGCTGTTGATGAGGAGGAGGTTGCGTCGCTCCGCGGGGCGTTGATTTATCAACTCAACGAGAGGCGCAAAGAAATTATTCCGCTCCTTTTCcctgattatgatgatgatgatgatgataatgatgatggtggtggtggtaacAGAATCTCAGGGGAAACTTTCCAACTAAACTCGACTTTGGATTATAGTCTGTGGAATGAGATTACACATGGCTCCAAGAAAGCGCATATGGATGAAATGGGTTGTGATTCTCTAGTGGACATGCAGGCGGTGGAGATCCTCGGGTCTGGATACACCAAACTAGTAGTCAAAGTGAATCTAGCCGGAGGTCAGTCCGTGGCGTTAAAACTAGTCAACGAGCAAGGGATAGACATGGGAAAGTGTTTGGAGGATTTTAAAGACCCACAAGGCTGCCGTGAGCTCGTGTCTTACAAGCTGAAGAAAGAAATAGTCCTGCTCCAAAGGCTGCAGCATCCAAATGTCATAAAGGTAAAGTGCTCCCCGTTTGCCCCGCTTGCACAATATAGTTTATAGCAGAGCAGTGCCATGCATGTTGGATTAAAAGCTATTCCTTACTTAAGTGTTGCTAAATTATTAAGATCTTTCATAATCTCTTCTCCACTcttcacattttcctttttctcacaCGCAGTGAGGTGGATGAAAGGCCTCACTAGCTCTGCAGGACCCTTCCcatgtaattaaattaaattcactgACCCTCTTTTGACCTTTGGGTCCAGTTTGGCAAGAACAGACAATGTGCCTCTGTCCTCTCTACTATCCCTGGTTGCATCTGAAACCCTCAGTGCTTATTCACTCAAACTATTACAGCCCACTTTAGAACTAGTTTGAAGCAAACCGCTAAGTTAGTTTCTCATGTAGGCTGCAGCCGTCATGTGATGGTGGCATGTCCAAAGGCTCAATCGATTAAATTCATAAACATACAAAGCATATTCCCCTGTAGGCTATAATTTGATTTTACTGTCACTAGTCTGAGTTGCAGAGACTAGGCCTACATTTGGCAGAACATCATGTTCTTTCAATTTACTCCTGCACTCACAAGTTTCAGACACTTTCTCTCACTTCTGCAGAGTTAAAATGCCAAAACAAGCAGTATTatgagttgttgttttttttcttgcttttatttGCTGTGACTAATCACAGTTGATCACCACCCTACAGCTCAAAGGTCACTGTGCAGGAGATGCAGGAGTCCAGGTAGCAAGAGGTGGAGGCGAGAGGGGAAATGTCGCAGTCATCCTGGAGCAGGGGAACCCTCTCCAGATGATCCAGCTGCTCCAGAGCCCATGGGAGGACAGATTCAGGGTAAGCACCTCAACTGTGGCTTTCTAACTGTTAGTACACATGCTGTGTCATTTATCCTTTACAATGCACAATGTGCTGTAGTACGTGAGTGCTTGCTGTTGAAAGATGAGGGAGGAAGACATTTGAAACTCCTGGAGGTTCTGACATCTGTCCCTCAGTGTATTTGATCAGGCCGTTGTTGGAATGGAGATGGGTCCTGGAGTTAATCCACTGCAGGCCAGGAATGCCATCTcatccccaacacacacacacacacacacacacacacacacacacagagcttcaGCTCAACCCCCATTACAGGTATGCTCACAGTGGGAGTCAAGAGGCTGAATTTACACTCCAGGgatctgaatgtgtgtgttgtcacgCATGGATGTAtttgaaagagaaagaacaaatgagtgggagagaaaaaaaaagacacgcATGCTTTGTTTTTGGATTAGCAAAAGCACCATCCCAGTCTGAGAGTATCTTCTCATCAACTGTGGGCCTCATTTTGCTACATCACCCAAATAGCTGTTCATAATACCCCCCTGAGCCACTCTGCCCCTTTCAGCTACGTTTGCAAGGCTACAGTAATCCAGAGGTGTTTGGTTTCAGCCAGCCCTGTTTTTACAGTGCCTCAATCCCACCAAGTGACGTCCAAAAGACTCGCAGCATTACCTAACGGTGCAGCTATGTTTCTGGTGTGACAGAATCATTTCATGCTCTGTCAGTGCATAGCTAATGCCTTTATTTTACCTTTAGTAGCccacttgttttctctttctgatttTATTATTGGAATAAAAGAGTACTATAAAAACAGTCTCAGGAAATAGCTGGgtgaaaatgtctttaaagCAAATCCCAGTGTTTTTGTGAGAATGGAAGTTTTTCTAATTTACCATTTTTAGCTATTTAATAGAACATAattacattgtcatttttttcaggaaaataCATATCCGTTTTTAGCTTGAACACCAGGGATGGTTTGGTTCTTctaacatttttaaagctttttatttcttaaatgaatcatttaattTAGCCCATGgctgacagaaaagaaatgagcAACAATTTTGAATCGAACTGAAGAATTATTTTCTATGCAAAAGTACTAAAAATGACTGATTCCACATTTTCAATGGGAATTTTTTGCTTTGATAGCAAACAGTGTCTGCAGTGCTTTAGGAGGTCATTggtattttcttaatttattttgtggCCTAAATGATTCATGGAGAAAACAGTCATcttattaaataaaactgaaaaatactatttattttctgaagAGCAAAAGTCAAAATTATAAAATAGTATTATACAGCAATAAATCAGCCGTTCCTCACATTAGAGGGCAAGTTTAGCATATTAGCATTATAAATAACTTAAATGATTATTTATCATAATTGATATAGTTGAATgatcttcagtgtttttgtaaaactgtattttcttatGCTTGACTTTGCAGAACAACCTGAAAATGCTGCCTTCATTTATGGCATTCAAGGATCACATTTAATAATTATTCCTTGAGGAATGCAACTATTGTATATAGCAAAGTTTTATCTTCTAATGTCTCCCAGGTGTTATGTGTTTGCGTGTCCTTATGTAACTACATGACCGATTGCTCATGTTCCTTTTTGGCAATGCCTCTCCTaaacaagaaaatgtctttttaagaCACAAACTTAAATTTCAAGACTTCTGTTGActaatcaactaatcattttAAGGCCcgttacattttttttagttaaaCGGACAAAATGTTACTACCTGACTAAGTTTCTGTTATCTTGATTCAGTTGTCGCCAGCTCACCAGCTTTTGGCATATCTGATCTCCTCCCAGGTGTGTCTGGACCTGGTCAGGCTGCTTCACTTCCTCTCTCAGTCTCCCCTGGGCTCTGTGGCTTTGCTGGACTTCCAACCCCGGCAGTTTGTTATTGTGTCCGGCGAGCTGAAGCTCACAGACCTGGATGACGCCAGCGCACAGGAGACCACCtgtcaaacacatgcagactgcACCCTCCAGTTTCCAAACAGAAATTTCACTCTGCCTTGCTCGGCGCAGGGAGTGTGTGAGGGCTTGAATGAGAAGAGGAACATTTACAATGCCTACAGGTAAGACAAGTGACAGATTTATTATGAGACAGACGtgtgatagatggatggatcagcAACTACATGGATGATTTCTTAAATATAGACCCACCTGACACCTAAAATACTGTTGATAGTAAAGTCATACAGGTGGAAATTTGTTTGATGGAGGTGTGATGAATAAATTGGTGGTtccagtggagaaaaaaaaaaaagagtatttcCTCTTTAGAAATGCCTTCAGATTTTTGACAGCTTTATAGAATCTCTTTTAACACCACTGTGAGACAAGTCATGTTCTGTGGGAACTATGTGATGGGgcttgtctgtctttctgtctgtctgaatgagCTGTCTTTGCCTGCCCCAGGTATTTTTTCACCTACCTGCTGCCTCACCAGGCCCCACCCGGCCTCACACACCTGGTAGACCACATTATGAACACCACAGGTGAGGACGAGAGACGTCTTGACATGACAGGACGTTAAATATTGGAGATCAGAAGACAAATCATTCCATTATTGTAGTCATGTAATGACCTGTCTCAGTCTAAGTGCTTCGTTTAATGAGCGCAACAAGATGCTTCATGACATGTAACATGGTAATGAATGCAAGTTGTTACCTGGTTGAGATCACACAACTGCAATTAAATAGAAGATCTTAGCGAGGGAAAAACTCAAAATCGCATTCAATGAGTATGATTTTTATGCCTGTACTTGGATCTTATACTAGATTTAATGCATTGTGTGTGTCCAGGGGAGCTGAAAGCTGACATCAATCAGACGCTGGAGGCCTTTGAACACATCCTCCACCTCTACAAGTCTGGCCTGCACCTGGACAACCTGCCTCCATCAATAATCAGAGGTAAGACCTTGTGGAATGAAGGCTTCtttttataaaagtacagtggACCCTCTTGTGGACccttttctgctttgctttttgatgtctttaaagagaaaactgtctacactgctgttttcattttgtatctttaaaaaataaaaggggGTGTTTCTTGTGCTCAGGCTGTTTTGACAGGTTTATTAGGCAGCTGGAATGAGAGTACAAAACCAACAAAGTGGGATTAATTCTGCATGTCTCTGGCTCACAAACCACAGTCGGcattcatttaaacaaacagtGCTGGGATTACACTGAGTTATTCTTTACATAAGATATGTTCGTGTTTTAGTTGCCTCTCAGAAAAGTCTTTTTGTGCAAACTTTTCTGTCCAGCTTTTGAATtctttagataaaaaaaaactccagttgacatattttctcctttcagAGTAGTCGTGTAAAGAATTATTTTTGCAACTTTTTATCTCActtctgtatgttttctgtAGAAGCACTGAAAGTCcttcacttttcttctttccaacTAGCCTTCATTCACTCCACTGCACCCCCATTAACCCTCCTGCTGTTCCTCTCAGCTCTATGAAATATTAATAACAGAACGACTGGGCTGCGTTCCTGTGGTGAGATTTTTCCATCCCCCAGATGCTCGACTGTTTATATAGCAGCGCTTTGCAAATTTAATCACAGATTCAGGGTAAAGTGGCCTGAGCGCTGAGGCTAACACCGGGAGGGAATGTTTTAGTTTAACAAGGAGGTGCCATAAGTCAAGCCTGTTGCTCAGTGTGCCTGATAAGAcattgaaaaatgtgtgtttattattttgctaGGTTGTGGGTTTTgctaaaacagattttttttttttaactgcaaaaTGTCCTTttatacaacaaacaaaaaaattgacTTTAATGATGCTAGTAGATGAATTTTGTTAGCTTTGGATAGAGCCAGGCTAGTTGTTTTCCCCTGACTTTGTGTTAAGTTAAAACATTAACTTTAGCTTAGCCTAGTTTACCTTACTATGTTTCATTTCCTTTAGGGTTTGACATATTGGCAAATACGTTTGTATTGGGTTTCAGTTACTAACTGCAGTGTAATGgtttgaatgtgtctgtgtgtgtgtgtgtgtgagagagagagagagagacagagagagatcaGATCCcaagttttaatttgaaattacTGGCAGATGGAGATTCATTGGCAATGTGGATGTAACTTTTCCACAGCTGAGCTCATCTGTGACTTGACAAAGGGCGCCAGAATCTGGTGAAGATGTAGTTTCTTaaaagagctgctgctgcaagTATAAATTCAGTCGTGAGCTGAAAAGCAAGATATGAATTAATATAGGCCCTGAGCACTGTCAAATAAAagtatgtttgatttttttacatattaatATGAAAGGAAGTCTGTTTTCTTGCCGTTCATCTTAGACACAGAGAGCTTCTATTCATATaactgtctcctcagcagctGAGGCCCACTACCCTTTGGCTTCCCAAAAGgcctcatttttttttcttcactaagAAGGATCCTCTAAACACTCCCTCTCCTTGTTCTTCTTTCTTAGACCAGAAGGCAGATCATCATGTCTTTTGCTGCTTGACaataccccccaccccaccccccctacacacacacacacacacacaccagctcctGCCATTTAGGAAGGTTAACAGTTTGTAGCCATGTGTCTCCTCCACGCTGACTCACAGACGAGGCTTTTGTGCTGTTTCGtctgtgtatgtgggtgtgtgtctgcgcAACTGGTTTAACTTGCACAGTGTGGACCGAAACCTATTTACACACTCTCGTTGTGGGGACTCCGCCTTCCTAGTGGGGACCACCAAGTAAGTCACTGATAATTAGGGTGACAACTTCAAGGCAAGAGAACGGGTTAGGcaggtagtggttatggttaaagTTAGGGTTAGTTAGAGaaagtctccaggaaataaatTTAAGTCAAGGTATCTCAGtgagtaatgaaaataaatgtgtgtgtgtgcttcttttTCATGACTGGTACTAATGTGTAGCAGATGATTTAAAGCCAGATCTGCAAGAAGTCTGAGTGAAAGAATAATAAACGGTGACTGTAACGCCAGTGTTGAGCAGGAACAAAGAACTGAACTGaagtcatttttcagtgtgGAGAAATAGTGAGAGGGCAGCTCAAGCTGGTATATTTCTTTTACtataacacaaaacataaaaaaatgttggGAGTTGTACTGTTGATTGGACAAAACAGGCCAATTTAATTACATTCATTTATGTTATGTTAATTTGTGgtttttcatagaaaaaaataataatgaaaataattgtcagTTGCGTAACtggcagcaaaaataaaaggtaaatcTAAAAGCTCACATTCATCTtatattttttggtttcttGTAAGCATGCACATATATAAGATAATAACTCCATCATTTCTGTTAAATATGTGTATGTAGGTATATTAGGTATACCTTTCAGGCCATTAAGAGCCTTATAGTTGCATCACAATGGCATCACACCcgtttttctgtctctctataTCAATTTTCCCCACAAGGATCATTAAACTTTCATCTTGTCCTCACAGAGTACTTGAAAATCTTTCAGTAGCTTCATGTACTGAAGTGGCATTTGCTCT
The nucleotide sequence above comes from Mastacembelus armatus chromosome 22, fMasArm1.2, whole genome shotgun sequence. Encoded proteins:
- the pkdccb gene encoding LOW QUALITY PROTEIN: extracellular tyrosine-protein kinase PKDCC (The sequence of the model RefSeq protein was modified relative to this genomic sequence to represent the inferred CDS: inserted 1 base in 1 codon) — its product is MRSSSPAKLFSGCKVTSGQDTPLEGVPGEVETRSRSLLLQKSQESFHSERASEPAAARPFSCSSRATRGXMPGMGNSLRAAALLAFVVLSILVSLLISSVQQFGARISHFSNATLAVDEEEVASLRGALIYQLNERRKEIIPLLFPDYDDDDDDNDDGGGGNRISGETFQLNSTLDYSLWNEITHGSKKAHMDEMGCDSLVDMQAVEILGSGYTKLVVKVNLAGGQSVALKLVNEQGIDMGKCLEDFKDPQGCRELVSYKLKKEIVLLQRLQHPNVIKLKGHCAGDAGVQVARGGGERGNVAVILEQGNPLQMIQLLQSPWEDRFRVCLDLVRLLHFLSQSPLGSVALLDFQPRQFVIVSGELKLTDLDDASAQETTCQTHADCTLQFPNRNFTLPCSAQGVCEGLNEKRNIYNAYRYFFTYLLPHQAPPGLTHLVDHIMNTTGELKADINQTLEAFEHILHLYKSGLHLDNLPPSIIRDYTLMRGMGTSGNVEYRCWPSYSQQGCMLSVHSAREAAYICNSHSQCSSFTLTGQKTWTGRILASFRSGFSHLVPDGTSEVYVKKTKAPETSTV